The genomic interval CACCATGGAGGAGATGCCGATGCCGCTGATTTCGTGTTCCTCCCGGAAGCCCGAGGTCTGGTTGATTAAAATANNCCCGGAAGCCTGAGGTCTGGTTGATTAAAATAAGGGTGATTCCTCGCTCTTTGCATGCATTCACGACACGCATCAGATAATCATAAGCGGCCTCCCTCGTGCCCATGCGCTCACAAGACGAGATGGCGTCAACTATCACGTGGTCTGGTTGAAAGGCCTTTATGGCTTTGAATGCGCGGATCAGATGTTCCTCCACGCCCATTGCTTCGGGCATGGCTGTGAGAAACCGCAGCCTGCCAGCCCGCAATGCCGGACGGAGGTCAATTCCCGGGCTGAGCATGCCGGATACCATTGCCTCCTGCGACTCCTCAAAATTGATATAGAGCACTTTTTCACCACGCTCGCAGGCAGACTGTACGAATGTGCTGGCCAGCGTAGTCTTGCCGGTCCCGGTTGTACCGGATATCAGGATGCAGGAGGCGCGTCGGTACCCCCCGTCGAGAAGAGCATCAAGTCTTGAATGGCCACTGGATACCTTTGGGCCAAGCGGTTTATGGTTTAGCCCGGCGGACGAGATCGGGATAATGGTGATGCCCTCATCGGTGATGCAAAAGGGATATTCATTGCGGCCAAAGCCGGAGCCGCGATACTTGAGCACCCGCAGCCGACGGGTCGCGATCTGCTCGGT from Deltaproteobacteria bacterium carries:
- a CDS encoding AAA family ATPase; the encoded protein is KGLIAIINGKATAMKAGRIVIDALDVLLRLFDDPARERNELYVLHDWLIDHDMTAVLTVKTAKDGESSGRYEFLDFMANCVIYLDQRVTEQIATRRLRVLKYRGSGFGRNEYPFCITDEGITIIPISSAGLNHKPLGPKVSSGHSRLDALLDGGYRRASCILISGTTGTGKTTLASTFVQSACERGEKVLYINFEESQEAMVSGMLSPGIDLRPALRAGRLRFLTAMPEAMGVEEHLIRAFKAIKAFQPDHVIVDAISSCERMGTREAAYDYLMRVVNACKERGITLILINQTSGFRXYFNQPDLGLPGGTRNQRHRHLLHGGYGYLLALHRDWRRDQPHGDDHEIAGFEALQPVPGIPHHRPWH